The Verrucomicrobiota bacterium JB022 sequence GACGGCTTTCGCCTTCACCGCCCTGCTCGTCGCCGCGCCGTTCATCATCCAGTTTACGCTCTCCCAAGGCTGGGAGAAGGATCCGTTTGTGCGGATGCGCGGCTGGAAGCCCTACGCCCAGGCAGTCGACGCCGTGCGCGACGAACTGCCGCAGCCCGATCGCACGTTTTTCTACATCGTCGGCCACCGCTACCACGCCAGCCAACTCGCCTTTCACCTGCCGGAGCAGCCCAAAGTCTTCCACTGGGCAACGCCCGGCCACATCGACAGCCAATACCAGCTTTGGGAAGGCCCGGGAGAGGCCCGTGCGGGCTGGGATGCGCTGATTATCATGGCCGAATTTGGCGACGATGCCCAACCGCCGGCCGAGCTGACCGCGCACTTCCAGTCCGTCGAGCGACTGGAGACGATCCGCATCCCCGTCGGCCCCGTCCGCACGCGCGACTACGTGCTGTTTCTCGGGCGCGGCTGGCAGGAATCCGCTCCCGTCGCCCCTTGAGGTTGACGCCTCGGGCCCGCTTTGTTTGCCTGCCTCTTTCCCGATGGATTCCGCCGCGCCCTCTGCCAATCCCCCTGTTTCGGTGGTCGTTCCCTTCTATAATGAAGAGGAGAACGTCCGCCTCGTCCTGGAAGAGCTGCGTCGCTGCTTGCCCGAGGCGGAAATCATCGCCGTCGACGATGGCAGCAAAGACGGCACGTGGGCAGTGATTTGCTCGATGCCCGATATCCGGGGCCTGCGCCTGACTCAGAATCGCGGCCAAAGCGGGGCCCTCTACGCCGGCTTCCGCCGCGCGCGCGCTCCCCTCTGCGCCATGATGGATGGCGACGGCCAGAACGACCCGGCCGACTTCCCCAAGCTGATCGAGCTGGTGCAGAGCGGGCAGGCCGACGTCGCCGTAGGGCTGCGCGCCAAGCGCAAGGACACCTGGAGCCGCCGCGTCGCCTCCAAGGTTGCCAACCGCATCCGCCGCATGTTCCTCGACGACGGGGTGCGCGACACAGGCTGCGCGCTCAAGGTCTTCAAGAAAGAAGCGGTCGAGCTGCTGGTGCCCTTCAACGGCCTCCACCGCTACCTGCCCGCGATCTTCAAGCACGCGGGCTTGCGCCTGGCCGAGGTGCCGGTCAACCACCGCCCTCGCGAGCACGGCGCCTCCAAGTACACCAACTGGGACCGTGCCCTTCGCGGCATTTACGACCTCGTGGGCGTGGCCTGGCTCCTGCGCCGCAAGATCGTTTACCCCCCGGTCGAGGACACCCTCAAGTCCTGATCGCTCAGCTCCGATAACGACAACATCTCAATGGACAACCCTTTGTTTGACGTGGGAGGGTGGGTCGTCACCCCCTGGAAACTGATTGGCTATACCGGCCTCGTGCTGTTCACCAGCCGCTGGTTTGTGCAGATGTGGGCCTCGCGTAAGGCTCGCAAGCCCACCATGCCCACGCTCTTCTGGATCATGAGCCTCAGCGGCAGCGCCTGCCTGCTCACTTACTTCATCTGGGGGCGCAACGACTCGGTCGGCATCCTCTCCAACGCGTTCCCCGCCACCGTCAGCCTCTACAACCTCTACCTCGACCTGACCAACCGCAAACACCAGCGCCTGCTCTCCATGGAAAAACAGGAAGCCGCGCCCGTGGAAGAGACGCGGTAGGGAAAAGTTGCAGAGAGAGGAGATTACGCACATCCTGTCTTCATGCACCCCGTCGTCGTTGATCCCGAAATTTTGGACGGCTTGCCTGTGATCCGGGGGACCCGCGTTCCCGTACAGGCGCTTTTCGATCATTTGGAGGCTGGCGATTCGCTGGAGGATTTTCTCGAAGACTTCCCTAGCGTAACTCGGGAGCTGGCGGTGGATGTGTTGGAATCTTCGAGACGGTCGCTTGTTGAGAGCATCGCGAGATGAAAGTTCTTTTGGATGAATGTTTGCCTAAGCGTCTGCCCAGACTCCTGCCGGAGCACGAGGTCTGGACGGTTCCACAGCGCGGGTGGTCAGGAATCAAAAACGGTAAGCTGCTGGCGCTCGCAGATTTGGAGTTCGATGTCTTTGTGACGATGGATCGTGGGTTGCCATTTGAGCAGAATCGTAGCGGCCAGAACGTTTCCATTCTCCTGCTGAGGGCGCGTAGCAATCGCTTTGTCGATGTAGAGCCGCTAGGTCCATTCATACTCGAGGCGCTTGATGGTGCAAAGCCGGGATCGTTGGCGGTGATTGGCTAAGTCCTTGCTCAGCCCGCAAAAAGCCCCACCCGCGAGCAGGTGGAGCGTTTGTTCCCGTGTCCGAATCCGGTGAAAGTTACATCTGGTCGAGCTGGGCGGCGGACTTGGGGGAAGCCTTGCCGAGGTTGGGCTTGCCACCGCTGGGCACCATTTCCTCCGTCTTGAAGGTGCCTCGCCCGTCGAAGCTCTTGCCGCTGGACCACTTGCCTTCGGGCACCGGCACGCTGTCGTCCTTGCGGGTGGTGAAGAAGGTGTAGTTGTATTCGTCCAGCTCCTCCTCCTGCGGGAAGCTGTTGGGGATGGGATGGTTCTTGGGCCCGCCGAGCTCTTCCCACGCGGCCATCCACTGGTTTTGGTGCATGGTGTCGCGGGCGACAAGGAAGCGTAGCATATCGCGCATCCCATGGTCGTCCGTCATCTTGTAGAGCTGACAGGCGAGCATCCGCCCGGTGGACTCGGCGGTGGCGTTGGCCAGCATGTCGGCTGCGATATTGCCGCTGGCGTAGACGTGGCTGCAGTTGAAAGGCACGCCCTCGCTGTCGACCGGCATGGCGGCCATCGCGCTGCCGATCACGTGCTGCAGGTTCATGCCTCCCAGCGCGGCGGCGACCATCGGGTCTTTGGCCGCCTTCTCCTGCTCCAGAGGGGCGCCTTCGAGATTAAGGGCGACGGCAGTGGCGAGCATCTCGATGTGGGCCATCTCTTCGGTGCCGGTCTCGAGCAGCATGTCGCGGTATTTGGCGGGGCCGCGGGCGCCCCAAGCTTGGAAGAGATACTGCAGGCACACCCGGATTTCGCCCTGGATGCCACCGATCGCCTGTTGCAGGGCGCGAGCAAAGACTGGATTGGGGCGGTCGACTTTAACGTGGTATTGGAGTTTGCCTCCGTCGTGGTAAAACATGGTGGATGTGAGGTTGAGGTAAGGCTGTGTCGTTCCTGACACCACACCTCTCTTCCACCTGCAGTGCCAATTTAACCGTTCAGCGGCCAATCTGCCCGTTAGCTCTTCCAGCGGAGCGAAATATAAACGTTTGGAATCTGTGGGGCATGTCGGCTCCATCCGGACATCCGCACGATCGCATCACCCACTCTGCATCCCACCGTTTAAAACGGAGAAACGCCCGGGTGCTCGCCCGGGCGTCTCTTAACCTCTCTCAGATATCTCGTTAGTCGCTGCTCTTCTTGGCTCTTGTCGCTCTGTCTATCTTGAAACTGTCGATGCTCTAATTTCGTCAGTTTCTGGTGACAATTAAGAAAACTCTGACGCAAATATCAAACAAAAAGTGTCGAATTATCCTCAGTTTGGCGCGTTATGGCGAGCCTCGCACCCTTACGTCAGTTTTTTCCGGGTTTTGAGTAAACTGCCTCGAATACCCATGATTTCTGTTAAGCCCTTGAGCCAGCGCAGCTAATGAGACGCGGAGTCTGTTTTTTCCCCTGGAGAGGCCGTGCGCTTCGCTTCATGAGCCTGGACGATGCAAATGACGAAGGACAGGCCGATCGACCAGATAAAGGCGTAGAAGGCACCGTTGAAGAGCCCCTTGCGCAGTAAGAATCCTGCGGTGCGCTCCGTGAAAATCAACCCGAACCCGAGGTGAAGGATCGCCCCCAGGAGAGCGCCAGCTGCGACAATCGCGACCACGTAAACCGGGAAGAGCAGAATCGTGAGGCGGGGGTTGCGCTGAAGCCAGCGCGGGGTGGGGACGGACGGCATGGTTAGACGCGGGTGGTGGCGAGGCGGCGGGATTCGCGACGGTAGACGCGCACGACGTTTTGCATCACATCGGTCAGCGTCCGGCCTTCGGCGCAGATGCCGACCCCTGTCTGCATGTAGATCGGCATGCGCTGCTCCAGCAGCTCGCGGATACGGCGGGAGGAGTCTTCGACGTTGAGCAGCGGGCGCTTGTCGCTGGCCATCGTGCGCTGTAGGATCGTCTCCGGCTGGGCAAAGAGGCAGACCACCACGCCCTTGGAGAGCAGCAACTCGCGCATGCCGGTAGGGATCACGAGCCCGCCGCCACACGCCACGACCTGGCCGGAACTCGGGTGTCCGTGCTCAACAAACCAGCGCTCCAGTTCGCGGAAGCGCGGCTCGCCCTCTTCGGCAAAAATACGCGTGATGGGCTTGCCCGCGTGTTCCTCGATTACTGCATCGCTATCGACGAAGTGCAACCCGAGGGCCTTGCTCACGTGTCGGCCCACCGCGCTCTTCCCGACACCCATGAATCCTGTCAGGTACAAGTTGGGAAGGTTACTGGAGGCAGGTCGAGCCATCCCAGTAACACACCGCGTCCCCGCCCGGATGTAAACTGAAAAGCGGGCCGAGACGCGTTCTGGGAGGGGGCCGATCTAGTCGACCCGCAGCAGTGCGCCCTTGAGGTATTCGCTCTCGGGGAAGTTGAGGCGCACCGGGTGGTCGAGCGGCTGGTTGGTCTGGTAGAGGAGCTGCACCTTGCGCCCGGCATCGAGGGCGGCGTCGGCCAGCATGTCCAGAAACAGCTCGCGGCTCACGTGCTGGCTGCAGCTGTAGGTGGCGAGGATGCCACCCGGGCTCAGCATCTGGAGCGCGCGCAGGTTGATCTGCTTGTAGCCGCGCATGGCCCCGGCCACGCTTGCCTTGTTGCGGGCAAAGCTCGGCGGGTCGAGCACGATCAGCTCAAAACGCTCCTTGTTGTTGGCCGTCAACCAGTCGAAGACGTTGGCTTCAACGAATTCCACCCCCAGCTCGTTGCGCTTGGCGTTCTGGCGGGCCTTGACGATCGCCTCGCCACTGCTGTCGATGCCGATGACTTCGCGCGCGCCGGCGGCGGCACACTGGAGGCCAAACGCGCCTTGGTTGCAAAAGGCGTCCAGCACGCGCCAGTCGTCCGCCAGCGAGGCCACCTTCACGTGCTCCTGACGCTGGTCGAGGTAAAAGCCCGTCTTGTGGCTGCCCTCGAGGTCGAGGTGATACTTCAGCCCGTAGATCTCGTGCCAATCCGGCTCCAGCTTCTTGCCGCTGAGCGTGCGCACCTCCTGCGTCAACCCCTCCAGCTGGCGGGCCGGGGCATCGTTGCGAAAGAGGATCTCGCTCGGCTCCAGCAAGGCCTGCAACTGCTCGGCAATCATCGGCAGCGAGGCATCGACCCCTGCCGTTTGCGCCTGCACCACCAGCACCTCGCCATATTGGTCCACGATCAGGCCCGGCAGGTCGTCGGCCTCACTCCAGACCACGCGGCGGTAGGGCTCTTCGTCGCGATTTTCGACTGCGCGCTGCAAGGCTGCCTGCAGGTAAGCCTCGTCCCACG is a genomic window containing:
- a CDS encoding glycosyltransferase family 2 protein is translated as MDSAAPSANPPVSVVVPFYNEEENVRLVLEELRRCLPEAEIIAVDDGSKDGTWAVICSMPDIRGLRLTQNRGQSGALYAGFRRARAPLCAMMDGDGQNDPADFPKLIELVQSGQADVAVGLRAKRKDTWSRRVASKVANRIRRMFLDDGVRDTGCALKVFKKEAVELLVPFNGLHRYLPAIFKHAGLRLAEVPVNHRPREHGASKYTNWDRALRGIYDLVGVAWLLRRKIVYPPVEDTLKS
- a CDS encoding class I SAM-dependent rRNA methyltransferase, which codes for MSKLRLKAAAKRARVLRGHPWVYSNELESLLPESFNGQAVELEDSRGRSLGMGLYNGRSQITWRRYSTRKVAWDEAYLQAALQRAVENRDEEPYRRVVWSEADDLPGLIVDQYGEVLVVQAQTAGVDASLPMIAEQLQALLEPSEILFRNDAPARQLEGLTQEVRTLSGKKLEPDWHEIYGLKYHLDLEGSHKTGFYLDQRQEHVKVASLADDWRVLDAFCNQGAFGLQCAAAGAREVIGIDSSGEAIVKARQNAKRNELGVEFVEANVFDWLTANNKERFELIVLDPPSFARNKASVAGAMRGYKQINLRALQMLSPGGILATYSCSQHVSRELFLDMLADAALDAGRKVQLLYQTNQPLDHPVRLNFPESEYLKGALLRVD
- a CDS encoding lipid-A-disaccharide synthase N-terminal domain-containing protein; amino-acid sequence: MDNPLFDVGGWVVTPWKLIGYTGLVLFTSRWFVQMWASRKARKPTMPTLFWIMSLSGSACLLTYFIWGRNDSVGILSNAFPATVSLYNLYLDLTNRKHQRLLSMEKQEAAPVEETR
- a CDS encoding DUF5615 family PIN-like protein — its product is MKVLLDECLPKRLPRLLPEHEVWTVPQRGWSGIKNGKLLALADLEFDVFVTMDRGLPFEQNRSGQNVSILLLRARSNRFVDVEPLGPFILEALDGAKPGSLAVIG
- a CDS encoding manganese catalase family protein, which gives rise to MFYHDGGKLQYHVKVDRPNPVFARALQQAIGGIQGEIRVCLQYLFQAWGARGPAKYRDMLLETGTEEMAHIEMLATAVALNLEGAPLEQEKAAKDPMVAAALGGMNLQHVIGSAMAAMPVDSEGVPFNCSHVYASGNIAADMLANATAESTGRMLACQLYKMTDDHGMRDMLRFLVARDTMHQNQWMAAWEELGGPKNHPIPNSFPQEEELDEYNYTFFTTRKDDSVPVPEGKWSSGKSFDGRGTFKTEEMVPSGGKPNLGKASPKSAAQLDQM
- a CDS encoding shikimate kinase, with amino-acid sequence MGVGKSAVGRHVSKALGLHFVDSDAVIEEHAGKPITRIFAEEGEPRFRELERWFVEHGHPSSGQVVACGGGLVIPTGMRELLLSKGVVVCLFAQPETILQRTMASDKRPLLNVEDSSRRIRELLEQRMPIYMQTGVGICAEGRTLTDVMQNVVRVYRRESRRLATTRV
- a CDS encoding DUF433 domain-containing protein — encoded protein: MHPVVVDPEILDGLPVIRGTRVPVQALFDHLEAGDSLEDFLEDFPSVTRELAVDVLESSRRSLVESIAR